A single window of Dendropsophus ebraccatus isolate aDenEbr1 chromosome 5, aDenEbr1.pat, whole genome shotgun sequence DNA harbors:
- the RASL11A gene encoding ras-like protein family member 11A isoform X1 codes for MRLPTMSSNFLLAPIPESADYFTVRDIKMAVMGASSVGKTAMIVRFLTKRFIGDYETNTGNLYSRLVSIEGEHMSVQIQDTPGYVKVEDDMSQVADMLRCVQSAEGFLLVYSITDYRSYEYIRNLHQHIRKVHSDVKTPIIIVGNKGDLLHLRQVPSEAGIQLASELGCSFVEISTSENCQDVCEVFQHLCKEISKHQSTSNGEKRRGSIIPRPKSPNMQDLKRRFKQALSPKVKTSIA; via the exons ATGCGTCTACCGACCATGTCCAGCAACTTTCTGCTTGCGCCAATTCCGGAGTCTGCGGACTATTTCACTGTCCGGGATATTAAAATGGCTGTGATGGGGGCCAGCAGTGTGGGCAAGACTG CAATGATCGTCCGATTCCTCACAAAGCGATTTATTGGAGACTATGAAACTAATACTG GAAACCTATACTCCAGACTTGTGAGCATAGAAGGAGAGCACATGTCTGTGCAGATCCAGGACACTCCGGGTTATGTCAAG GTGGAGGATGACATGTCCCAGGTGGCAGATATGTTACGGTGTGTGCAGTCAGCAGAAGGCTTCCTCCTTGTATACTCCATCACAGACTATAGGAGCTACGAGTACATCCGGAACCTTCACCAGCACATCCGTAAAGTCCATTCAGACGTCAAGACTCCCATCATCATAGTGGGCAATAAAGGCGACCTTCTCCATTTGAGGCAGGTGCCCTCAGAAGCCGGCATTCAGCTGGCCAGTGAACTGGGCTGCTCTTTTGTGGAAATTTCCACTAGTGAAAACTGTCAGGACGTTTGTGAGGTGTTCCAGCACCTCTGCAAGGAGATCAGCAAACACCAGTCCACCAGCAACGGAGAGAAGAGACGAGGCTCCATAATCCCCCGACCCAAGTCACCCAACATGCAAGACTTAAAGCGGCGATTCAAACAGGCCTTGTCACCCAAAGTCAAGACTTCCATTGCGTAG
- the RPL21 gene encoding large ribosomal subunit protein eL21 — translation MTNTRGKRRGTRYMFSRPFRKHGVVPLSTYMRIYKKGDIVDIKGMGTIQKGMPHKCYHGKTGRIYNVTQHAVGIIVNKQIKGKILAKRINVRVEHIRHSKSRDSFLQRVKENEKRKIEAKEKGTWVELKRQPAQPSEAHFVRTYGKEPELLEPIPYEFMA, via the exons ATGACCAACACAAGAGGAAAAAGGCGCGGAACCCGGTATATGTTCTCCAGACCCTTCCGTAAACATG GAGTTGTCCCCTTGTCAACATACATGCGCATCTACAAGAAGGGTGATATTGTGGACATTAAG GGTATGGGCACCATCCAAAAAGGCATGCCACATAAATGTTACCATGGCAAGACTGGCCGGATCTACAATGTTACACAACATGCTGTGGGTATAATCGTGAACAAGCAGATCAA GGGTAAGATCCTTGCCAAGCGAATCAATGTCCGCGTGGAGCATATTCGCCACTCCAAGAGCAGAGACAGCTTCCTGCAACGTGTCAAGGAGAACGAGAAGAGGAAAATTGAAGCCAAGGAGAAGGGCACCTGGGTGGAGCTGAAGCGTCAG CCAGCCCAACCAAGTGAAGCTCACTTTGTCCGCACTTACGGAAAGGAACCTGAGCTCCTTGAGCCAATTCCCTATGAGTTTATGGCATGA
- the RASL11A gene encoding ras-like protein family member 11A isoform X3 produces MIVRFLTKRFIGDYETNTGNLYSRLVSIEGEHMSVQIQDTPGYVKVEDDMSQVADMLRCVQSAEGFLLVYSITDYRSYEYIRNLHQHIRKVHSDVKTPIIIVGNKGDLLHLRQVPSEAGIQLASELGCSFVEISTSENCQDVCEVFQHLCKEISKHQSTSNGEKRRGSIIPRPKSPNMQDLKRRFKQALSPKVKTSIA; encoded by the exons ATGATCGTCCGATTCCTCACAAAGCGATTTATTGGAGACTATGAAACTAATACTG GAAACCTATACTCCAGACTTGTGAGCATAGAAGGAGAGCACATGTCTGTGCAGATCCAGGACACTCCGGGTTATGTCAAG GTGGAGGATGACATGTCCCAGGTGGCAGATATGTTACGGTGTGTGCAGTCAGCAGAAGGCTTCCTCCTTGTATACTCCATCACAGACTATAGGAGCTACGAGTACATCCGGAACCTTCACCAGCACATCCGTAAAGTCCATTCAGACGTCAAGACTCCCATCATCATAGTGGGCAATAAAGGCGACCTTCTCCATTTGAGGCAGGTGCCCTCAGAAGCCGGCATTCAGCTGGCCAGTGAACTGGGCTGCTCTTTTGTGGAAATTTCCACTAGTGAAAACTGTCAGGACGTTTGTGAGGTGTTCCAGCACCTCTGCAAGGAGATCAGCAAACACCAGTCCACCAGCAACGGAGAGAAGAGACGAGGCTCCATAATCCCCCGACCCAAGTCACCCAACATGCAAGACTTAAAGCGGCGATTCAAACAGGCCTTGTCACCCAAAGTCAAGACTTCCATTGCGTAG
- the RASL11A gene encoding ras-like protein family member 11A isoform X2 has product MGMAMIVRFLTKRFIGDYETNTGNLYSRLVSIEGEHMSVQIQDTPGYVKVEDDMSQVADMLRCVQSAEGFLLVYSITDYRSYEYIRNLHQHIRKVHSDVKTPIIIVGNKGDLLHLRQVPSEAGIQLASELGCSFVEISTSENCQDVCEVFQHLCKEISKHQSTSNGEKRRGSIIPRPKSPNMQDLKRRFKQALSPKVKTSIA; this is encoded by the exons atggggatgg CAATGATCGTCCGATTCCTCACAAAGCGATTTATTGGAGACTATGAAACTAATACTG GAAACCTATACTCCAGACTTGTGAGCATAGAAGGAGAGCACATGTCTGTGCAGATCCAGGACACTCCGGGTTATGTCAAG GTGGAGGATGACATGTCCCAGGTGGCAGATATGTTACGGTGTGTGCAGTCAGCAGAAGGCTTCCTCCTTGTATACTCCATCACAGACTATAGGAGCTACGAGTACATCCGGAACCTTCACCAGCACATCCGTAAAGTCCATTCAGACGTCAAGACTCCCATCATCATAGTGGGCAATAAAGGCGACCTTCTCCATTTGAGGCAGGTGCCCTCAGAAGCCGGCATTCAGCTGGCCAGTGAACTGGGCTGCTCTTTTGTGGAAATTTCCACTAGTGAAAACTGTCAGGACGTTTGTGAGGTGTTCCAGCACCTCTGCAAGGAGATCAGCAAACACCAGTCCACCAGCAACGGAGAGAAGAGACGAGGCTCCATAATCCCCCGACCCAAGTCACCCAACATGCAAGACTTAAAGCGGCGATTCAAACAGGCCTTGTCACCCAAAGTCAAGACTTCCATTGCGTAG